From the genome of Thermogutta terrifontis, one region includes:
- a CDS encoding sensor histidine kinase: MGAVEICCPKELLDDEGFSVYRMFVNELAERLSTVLTRKKVEEEIHAFRRQTELVLEVTRTGLSIVDQECRLVYVDLWRRAVYGDYRGKTTHEYFCGTTEPCWACPTARALRTKMRVTQERILPREGNRPVQTTAIPFLAPDAKWYISEITVDLTDRKRWEDRLVQAERLAAIGHLAEILSHEMNSPLQYLEHNLHFLRETWREISQNPQGLVLQKEGFSTGSQGNMLDDELLTREFPDALEETLTGVQRLAKIVKALRTFAYPDETEKTVQDLNAVIQPAVDVMHSRVSKVADVITEFDSTLPHVPLMAGAFSQAVSNLLLGAVEAIEKQQNSGDEKGLIVIRTRRLDTDWVEIEVSDNGVAMDSQERKNFLEPYFAHQPASVTSRRSLVHLYRVIVEGHQGSINVESEENTGTRIVIRLPTQDLEKAKAHGSHLTPIIASEQAAASPDTTTFLNGDISRLSYGK; encoded by the coding sequence GTGGGCGCCGTGGAAATATGCTGCCCCAAGGAGCTTCTTGATGACGAAGGCTTCTCCGTCTATCGCATGTTTGTCAACGAACTGGCGGAACGTTTGAGCACCGTGTTGACGCGCAAAAAAGTGGAAGAGGAAATCCACGCTTTCCGACGGCAAACAGAACTGGTTCTGGAGGTCACACGCACGGGACTGAGCATCGTGGACCAAGAATGTCGCTTGGTTTATGTGGACCTTTGGCGGCGGGCTGTTTATGGCGACTATCGTGGCAAAACCACGCACGAGTATTTCTGTGGAACGACCGAGCCCTGCTGGGCTTGCCCCACTGCCAGGGCGTTGCGAACCAAAATGCGGGTGACACAGGAACGGATCCTGCCTCGCGAAGGCAATCGCCCAGTGCAAACCACCGCGATCCCTTTCCTGGCACCCGACGCCAAGTGGTACATCAGCGAAATCACGGTGGACCTCACCGATCGGAAGCGCTGGGAAGACCGTTTGGTGCAGGCCGAGCGACTCGCAGCCATCGGTCACCTGGCCGAGATCCTCTCCCACGAGATGAATTCCCCGCTTCAGTACCTGGAACATAATCTCCATTTCCTGCGGGAAACCTGGCGCGAGATCAGCCAAAACCCGCAAGGACTGGTACTGCAAAAAGAAGGATTTTCCACAGGGTCTCAGGGAAATATGCTGGACGATGAACTGCTCACTCGGGAATTCCCGGATGCACTGGAAGAAACCCTCACAGGGGTCCAGCGCCTTGCGAAAATAGTGAAAGCCCTTCGGACTTTCGCCTATCCGGATGAAACAGAAAAGACGGTTCAGGACCTCAATGCTGTTATTCAGCCCGCGGTGGATGTGATGCACTCCCGTGTGTCTAAGGTCGCCGACGTCATTACAGAATTCGACAGCACCCTCCCGCATGTCCCACTGATGGCGGGGGCCTTCAGCCAGGCCGTGTCCAATCTTCTTCTGGGCGCCGTGGAAGCCATCGAAAAGCAGCAAAACTCAGGGGATGAAAAGGGCCTCATCGTGATCCGTACGCGTCGCCTGGATACAGATTGGGTGGAAATAGAAGTCTCTGACAACGGCGTTGCAATGGATTCCCAGGAACGGAAGAATTTCCTCGAACCGTACTTTGCCCACCAGCCAGCATCCGTTACATCCCGCCGCTCCCTGGTTCATCTTTACAGAGTGATCGTGGAAGGACACCAAGGAAGCATCAATGTGGAAAGCGAAGAAAACACAGGCACGCGGATTGTCATTCGGCTTCCGACGCAAGATCTAGAGAAGGCAAAGGCGCACGGCTCCCACCTGACTCCTATCATCGCCAGCGAGCAGGCCGCCGCCTCGCCAGACACAACGACTTTTTTGAACGGGGACATCTCACGATTAAGCTATGGCAAATAA
- a CDS encoding GAF domain-containing protein, translated as MNEQNETVKPVTPAPPLGFAVIEDSARMGAANKSLDTQPCADASAASLVETLTRINECFLRLSSDDVYSEVLDEILKALKSEYGIIGYIDRSGRLVCPSLTRHVWNRCQMADKKIVFELDELGGVLAQVLKQQLTVCVNQPVATPPGHVPITRFLGVPLIVQDRLVAAIFLANKSSDYTQEDVRTLEMIARFLAPIVDAHIREEQEKEKRVEYEKRLAIQTQQLKRRNRQLECLAGLSDLAERGASIEEMVELTSHLLAGIFQDLPNVYSRIIFGGRFTKLTRTKKQSTN; from the coding sequence ATGAACGAGCAGAATGAAACGGTGAAACCTGTCACCCCGGCCCCGCCACTCGGCTTTGCAGTCATAGAGGATTCCGCTCGAATGGGTGCGGCCAACAAATCCTTGGATACACAACCCTGCGCGGACGCCTCGGCGGCCTCCCTCGTTGAGACACTGACTCGGATCAACGAATGCTTCCTGCGACTTTCCAGCGACGACGTATACTCTGAAGTTCTTGATGAAATCCTCAAAGCTCTCAAGAGTGAGTATGGCATCATCGGCTACATCGATCGCTCTGGCCGCCTTGTTTGTCCCAGCCTGACGCGCCACGTGTGGAATCGCTGCCAGATGGCAGACAAGAAAATTGTGTTTGAGTTGGACGAACTGGGCGGTGTCCTCGCGCAGGTCCTCAAGCAGCAACTCACCGTGTGCGTCAATCAACCGGTTGCGACTCCCCCTGGGCACGTGCCCATCACCCGGTTTCTGGGTGTGCCTCTCATCGTCCAGGATCGGTTGGTGGCGGCAATCTTTTTGGCCAATAAATCTAGCGATTACACACAGGAGGATGTGCGTACCCTCGAAATGATCGCCCGATTTCTGGCCCCCATCGTCGATGCCCATATTCGGGAGGAGCAGGAAAAGGAAAAGCGAGTTGAGTACGAAAAAAGACTAGCCATCCAAACACAGCAGTTAAAGCGGCGCAATCGTCAGCTCGAATGCCTAGCCGGGCTGAGCGATCTGGCGGAACGTGGTGCCTCCATCGAAGAGATGGTCGAGCTGACCAGCCATCTCCTGGCTGGGATATTCCAGGACCTTCCAAATGTCTATTCGCGGATCATTTTCGGGGGCAGGTTTACCAAGCTGACTCGTACGAAGAAACAGAGCACAAACTGA
- a CDS encoding HDOD domain-containing protein: protein MAAVSASTGSALENVVRRVHDISSIPQVALRVLEVANDPDSSASDLKEVMETDAALSARVLRYVNSSAYAVRTRITNLQQAIAYLGMKQIRNIALTASVAEMFRNDMGVEPYRRSSLWKHLVSVGICARLIAMRCKIAAFEDVFLAGLLHDIGIILEDQYVHPKFRQMIMALTPEKSLCEWERQFLGFDHAELGEAVARAWGFPENVRTSIAFHHNAALYRGEQINIIRCVAVANLICTLKGMPSVGINLVRVPTWALQGLNLTKADIAVLAEDLDREIAQNAMLYEL, encoded by the coding sequence ATGGCTGCCGTTTCTGCGTCAACCGGCTCCGCGCTGGAGAATGTGGTCCGTCGCGTGCACGATATTTCCAGCATTCCGCAAGTTGCCCTGCGGGTACTTGAAGTGGCGAACGATCCCGATTCAAGTGCCAGTGACCTTAAAGAGGTTATGGAAACAGACGCTGCCCTAAGTGCACGAGTCTTGCGGTACGTTAATTCGTCTGCCTACGCGGTGCGAACCCGCATCACCAATCTACAGCAAGCGATTGCCTATCTTGGAATGAAACAGATCCGCAATATTGCGCTAACGGCCAGCGTGGCGGAAATGTTTCGAAATGACATGGGGGTGGAGCCGTACCGGCGCTCCAGTCTCTGGAAACATCTCGTTTCGGTCGGGATCTGCGCGCGGTTGATCGCCATGCGGTGCAAAATCGCGGCATTCGAGGACGTTTTTCTGGCCGGCCTTTTGCACGATATTGGCATCATCCTTGAAGATCAGTATGTGCACCCCAAGTTTCGTCAAATGATTATGGCGCTGACTCCGGAAAAGTCGCTCTGCGAATGGGAACGGCAGTTCCTGGGCTTTGACCACGCAGAGTTGGGCGAGGCGGTCGCCCGAGCATGGGGATTCCCCGAAAATGTGCGGACTTCCATTGCCTTTCATCACAATGCGGCCCTTTATCGCGGCGAGCAGATTAACATCATTCGCTGCGTCGCCGTGGCCAACCTCATCTGTACTTTGAAAGGCATGCCTTCTGTGGGAATCAACCTCGTCCGCGTACCCACTTGGGCCCTCCAGGGATTGAATCTCACAAAGGCAGATATTGCTGTGCTGGCTGAAGACCTGGATCGGGAAATAGCCCAAAACGCGATGTTGTATGAACTTTGA
- a CDS encoding PAS domain-containing protein: MDGIVPENLTEFLEKWQDPEVGNFSQPFRASGSGFLARCKALWVQSLGCPGDGPTASTTLINTLAPAVWDKLVDLVKHVDPTVGAHRLAVPNEPSSFLLVWPLRGTLPPQVLAAVLENDWLKEDAEDGWRDWYEDDSAMPAAEILTMLLLELEWQQKEKLLQAEKHVEQLLNERITLKTSHAEAVASVVAEREQRLREQEEHYHQIQTIMRKAADAIVTLNESGTIQSINEAAEEIFGFRENELVGQPVDVLLGCDHREASSLEVLCQALKSERQVCEIQGQRKDGTAIELELSVSEVSLGQERRYIVIFRDITIRKRLEEQQRRLHLMNQMILNAAGDGIVGVDHEGRITFVNPAASRMLGWECDELLGRSFRETVHQPVAQAGNHGMRDFFPVKGLPHSATPALTQTVFRRRDGSTFPVECSSQPIREDERITGQVITFRDISERQMLEAKLRQAQKMESIGQLAAGIAHEINTPPNTLGTIFVSSWKHGRNWIPSFRVVSKFAGGCSVKRRSRKNTWRLSTMQSARLTWTTCMRMFHALSMKQWKACAGWPRLSVR; this comes from the coding sequence ATGGATGGCATCGTCCCCGAAAACCTGACTGAGTTTTTAGAAAAGTGGCAGGATCCCGAGGTGGGAAATTTCTCCCAGCCTTTCAGAGCATCTGGTTCGGGGTTCCTCGCACGGTGCAAAGCCCTGTGGGTTCAGTCACTCGGTTGCCCGGGGGATGGACCGACGGCCTCAACCACACTTATCAACACACTCGCCCCGGCTGTTTGGGACAAATTGGTTGACCTGGTGAAACATGTGGACCCCACAGTCGGAGCGCACCGCCTGGCGGTTCCCAACGAGCCCTCCTCATTCCTTCTTGTCTGGCCGCTACGGGGGACATTGCCCCCTCAAGTCTTGGCTGCTGTTCTTGAGAACGACTGGTTGAAAGAAGATGCTGAGGATGGCTGGCGAGATTGGTACGAAGACGACTCGGCCATGCCGGCCGCGGAGATTCTCACGATGTTGCTCTTGGAGTTGGAATGGCAACAGAAGGAGAAACTTCTCCAGGCCGAAAAGCATGTGGAGCAGCTCCTTAACGAACGGATCACGTTGAAGACCTCGCATGCCGAGGCGGTAGCTAGTGTGGTGGCTGAGCGCGAGCAGCGGCTTCGGGAGCAGGAGGAGCACTACCATCAAATTCAAACCATCATGCGCAAGGCGGCCGACGCCATTGTGACGCTTAACGAATCGGGAACGATTCAGTCGATCAATGAGGCGGCGGAAGAAATCTTTGGTTTTCGCGAGAATGAACTTGTTGGCCAACCGGTGGATGTGCTTCTGGGGTGTGACCATCGGGAGGCGTCCTCTTTAGAGGTTCTCTGCCAGGCCCTCAAGAGTGAACGACAGGTGTGCGAAATTCAGGGGCAGCGGAAAGACGGAACGGCCATCGAGCTCGAGCTCTCGGTAAGCGAGGTGTCCCTCGGGCAGGAACGCAGGTACATCGTCATTTTTCGCGATATCACCATTCGCAAGCGATTGGAAGAGCAGCAACGCCGTCTCCATCTGATGAACCAGATGATTCTGAATGCGGCCGGGGATGGCATCGTCGGCGTCGATCATGAAGGACGCATCACGTTTGTCAATCCGGCTGCATCGCGGATGCTGGGTTGGGAATGCGACGAACTCTTGGGGCGGTCGTTTCGGGAGACTGTGCATCAGCCTGTGGCGCAGGCCGGAAACCACGGAATGAGAGATTTCTTCCCGGTCAAGGGCTTGCCACATTCGGCCACGCCTGCACTGACGCAGACCGTATTTCGGCGGCGCGACGGAAGCACGTTTCCTGTGGAATGCAGCAGCCAGCCGATCCGGGAGGATGAGAGGATTACCGGTCAGGTCATTACATTTCGCGATATTTCAGAACGGCAAATGCTGGAAGCCAAGCTGCGCCAGGCTCAGAAGATGGAATCGATCGGCCAGTTGGCGGCCGGAATCGCCCACGAGATCAATACCCCACCCAATACATTGGGGACAATATTTGTTTCGTCCTGGAAGCATGGAAGGAACTGGATCCCATCTTTCAGGGTTGTCTCGAAATTCGCAGGCGGTTGCTCAGTGAAGAGGCGATCCAGGAAGAACACCTGGCGGCTCTCTACGATGCAATCCGCGAGGTTGACCTGGACTACCTGTATGAGGATGTTCCACGCGCTCTCAATGAAGCAATGGAAGGCGTGCGCGGGGTGGCCAAGATTGTCCGTTCGATGA
- a CDS encoding sensor histidine kinase, whose protein sequence is MKEFSHPAAQAKQVVDFNRCVESTVTVCRNEWKYVADVELDLDPRLPPVYCSPGEMNQVLLNLIVNAAHAIGDKLGGVTNERGKITISTRCQGDWLEIRVSDTGTGIPEAIRDRIFDPFFTTKPVGKGTGQGLAITHSIVVEKHHGTIDVETTPGKGTTFIVRIPIHDQEEEKNASDLPGGSPESVIA, encoded by the coding sequence ATGAAAGAATTCTCGCACCCAGCGGCGCAGGCGAAGCAGGTGGTGGATTTCAACCGCTGTGTGGAGAGCACGGTGACAGTGTGCCGAAACGAGTGGAAATATGTGGCGGATGTGGAGCTCGATTTAGACCCGCGACTTCCACCTGTGTATTGTTCGCCTGGTGAAATGAATCAGGTGTTACTCAATCTGATTGTGAATGCAGCCCATGCCATTGGGGACAAACTGGGAGGGGTCACAAATGAACGGGGAAAAATTACGATTTCGACGCGCTGCCAGGGGGATTGGCTGGAGATCCGCGTCAGTGATACGGGAACCGGTATTCCAGAGGCCATCCGCGACCGCATCTTCGATCCCTTCTTTACAACCAAACCCGTGGGTAAGGGAACCGGACAGGGCCTGGCGATCACGCATTCGATCGTGGTGGAAAAGCACCATGGCACGATCGATGTTGAAACGACCCCAGGAAAAGGGACGACCTTTATCGTGCGCATTCCTATTCACGATCAGGAAGAGGAAAAGAATGCTTCCGATTTGCCTGGCGGGTCTCCCGAGTCCGTGATCGCATGA
- a CDS encoding HD domain-containing phosphohydrolase, translating into MEILRSVLLENRKKRILLLDDEPAVVRSLARIINQFHRDWELEAVTDPEEAWLRLQRDRFDVLVTDVRMPKVTGLTLLERMQMDPRTACIPVVVVTGWGDYETKLRALELGAMDLLEKPVEPRHLVTRLQQVLRWKEGQDILAALNVRLRRILDRHLRELASERMGTILRLLIVIQQRNPDLAFHSMRVAVYSKVLAQLLKLEDSQCREIFWAGMLHDVGKIALPDALLVRAGMFSPGEITIWQKHCQYGEQILRGRTPWSGMLPTGEDSDSGTSSIVKTAAQVAISHHERWDGTGFPYGLEGGAIPLPGRIVAIADAIDHATRPVAWAHLSSLVVLPASEEAHKAFDPRMVEVFRCHEEVFRKLSDRFRRIPADNEGWLASVDTQLCGEWQDAASSDSDESSARCLSE; encoded by the coding sequence GTGGAGATTTTAAGATCCGTGCTCCTGGAGAACAGAAAAAAGCGGATTCTCTTGCTCGATGACGAACCGGCCGTGGTCCGTTCCCTGGCCAGGATCATCAACCAGTTCCACCGTGATTGGGAACTTGAGGCCGTCACCGATCCGGAAGAAGCCTGGCTGCGCTTGCAGCGTGACCGATTTGATGTCCTGGTGACGGATGTGCGGATGCCCAAAGTCACAGGTTTGACCCTTTTGGAACGGATGCAGATGGACCCGCGCACGGCCTGTATTCCTGTGGTGGTTGTCACGGGATGGGGGGATTACGAAACCAAGCTGCGTGCCCTTGAATTGGGGGCGATGGATCTGCTGGAAAAACCCGTGGAACCGCGGCACCTGGTCACCCGATTGCAGCAGGTCCTGCGATGGAAAGAGGGGCAGGACATCCTCGCCGCACTCAACGTGCGTTTGCGTCGGATTCTGGACCGACACTTGCGAGAGCTTGCTTCTGAGCGAATGGGAACCATCTTGCGGCTGCTGATTGTGATCCAGCAGCGCAATCCTGATTTAGCTTTCCACAGCATGCGGGTTGCTGTGTATTCCAAAGTGCTCGCGCAATTGCTGAAGCTGGAGGACAGTCAGTGTCGCGAGATCTTTTGGGCGGGAATGCTCCACGACGTGGGCAAGATCGCTTTGCCCGATGCTCTCCTTGTGCGGGCAGGCATGTTCAGTCCTGGGGAGATAACCATCTGGCAAAAGCATTGCCAGTATGGCGAGCAGATTTTGCGGGGGCGCACGCCCTGGTCAGGCATGCTGCCAACCGGCGAAGACAGCGATTCCGGGACATCATCGATCGTCAAGACGGCTGCCCAGGTTGCGATTAGTCATCACGAGCGATGGGACGGCACGGGGTTCCCGTACGGGTTGGAAGGCGGAGCGATACCCCTCCCGGGACGGATCGTCGCCATTGCTGATGCCATCGACCATGCAACCCGCCCGGTGGCTTGGGCACATCTCTCTTCTCTCGTGGTATTGCCAGCGTCGGAAGAGGCGCACAAGGCGTTTGATCCGCGGATGGTTGAAGTGTTCCGCTGCCATGAGGAGGTCTTTCGCAAGCTCAGCGATCGGTTTCGAAGAATTCCTGCGGACAATGAAGGGTGGCTGGCGAGTGTGGACACCCAGTTATGCGGGGAATGGCAAGACGCTGCCAGTTCCGATTCGGACGAATCGAGTGCGCGGTGTTTATCGGAGTAA
- a CDS encoding HDOD domain-containing protein, with amino-acid sequence MKRIIFVDDDTRVLEGLRRLMRGFRSQWQMEFFDNPLKALEQIEKQPPDVVVSDIRMPVMDGAELLTQVQERAPATIRIALSGQCDRAAVMRAIRPTHQFLAKPCEPETLRKTLTRLSELRDRVINEEVRAEISRIAALPVVPEALTQLRRVLTQDDVSIRTVAKLMASDVGMCAKVMQLVSSNFFGTQRSACLPEEAVRVLGMDVIRPLVLSQDLFTPIPLEEDLSHLGRFYNRLCCTVARAAQRIAQMENAGEPFCTYSYLGGLFAKVGVVIYAALDITKYHQIFRLAVEGHGSLRQLETQVYGVARTQAGAYLFALWGLPEPVVDAVMYADRPSASPVGGFTPTTAVHVAEVLVQRLVGSIGGGQPFLNQDYLRTIGLEDRLKSWEKEVEQVVEETFRDEEREGNVSEPVLQETATE; translated from the coding sequence ATGAAGCGGATCATTTTCGTGGATGACGACACGAGAGTCCTGGAAGGTCTTCGGCGGTTGATGCGGGGATTCCGCTCCCAGTGGCAGATGGAATTTTTTGACAACCCCCTCAAGGCCCTCGAGCAAATCGAGAAGCAGCCACCAGACGTCGTCGTGAGCGACATTCGGATGCCTGTTATGGACGGTGCCGAGCTTTTGACGCAGGTTCAGGAGCGCGCACCGGCCACCATCCGAATCGCGCTGAGTGGGCAGTGCGATCGGGCGGCCGTCATGCGGGCTATCAGGCCCACCCATCAATTTCTTGCCAAACCATGTGAGCCGGAGACATTGCGGAAAACCCTCACCCGATTGAGCGAACTGAGGGACCGCGTCATCAACGAGGAGGTTCGGGCAGAGATTTCACGGATAGCGGCACTCCCGGTCGTGCCAGAAGCACTGACCCAGTTGCGGCGTGTTCTGACGCAGGATGATGTGAGTATCAGAACCGTGGCCAAGCTAATGGCTTCTGACGTTGGTATGTGCGCCAAGGTGATGCAGCTTGTCAGTTCCAATTTTTTTGGAACGCAGCGCAGCGCGTGTCTGCCGGAGGAAGCAGTGCGAGTACTCGGGATGGATGTCATTCGGCCGCTGGTGCTGTCGCAGGACCTGTTTACGCCCATCCCGCTCGAGGAAGATCTCAGTCATTTGGGGAGATTTTACAATCGTCTTTGCTGCACAGTGGCACGGGCCGCGCAGCGAATCGCTCAGATGGAAAACGCGGGGGAACCCTTTTGCACGTACAGCTATCTGGGCGGACTTTTCGCTAAAGTGGGTGTGGTTATTTATGCAGCGCTGGATATCACCAAATATCACCAGATCTTCAGACTCGCTGTGGAGGGGCACGGATCGCTCAGGCAACTGGAAACTCAGGTCTACGGCGTTGCTCGGACCCAGGCGGGCGCATATCTCTTTGCACTCTGGGGCCTGCCGGAACCCGTGGTGGACGCCGTGATGTATGCGGATCGGCCATCTGCGTCCCCGGTAGGGGGATTTACTCCGACCACAGCGGTTCATGTAGCGGAGGTACTGGTCCAGCGGCTGGTGGGAAGCATCGGTGGGGGTCAACCGTTCCTGAACCAGGATTATCTTCGCACGATCGGTCTGGAGGACCGCCTAAAAAGCTGGGAGAAAGAAGTGGAGCAAGTGGTCGAAGAGACATTCCGGGACGAGGAACGTGAGGGAAATGTGAGCGAGCCGGTCCTTCAAGAGACAGCAACAGAGTGA
- a CDS encoding HD domain-containing phosphohydrolase produces the protein MSDKILFVDDDVHILQAFQRTLRRKFNLETALGPEEGLRCVRERGPFAVVVSDMRMPNMNGVEFLRQVREINPDTVRMILTGNADQQTAIDAVNEGYIFRFLTKPCPPEVLARALEAGLEQYRLITAERELLSKTLAGCIRVLTDILSLVAPEAFGRALRVREIAARLCRELNVRDSWQIEIAAMLAPIGCIAMPDEIVRKVFRGEALKDHEQLTYQTHPRIAYDLLSKIPRLEQVALIVAYQEKLFDGRGFPADLIAEEAIPLGSRILKLAMDWDDLLQAGISPEMALAEIMDRRGWYDPAVVAALRRTLNLNRVCVVREMKVSDLVDGLILADNVYSVSGTLLCSKGQEITPAIRFRLRNYAVNVGIARPIRVFVPTNTDQENLENQLIPDQ, from the coding sequence ATGAGTGACAAGATTCTTTTTGTGGACGACGACGTGCATATCCTTCAAGCATTCCAGAGAACGCTTCGCCGCAAGTTCAATCTTGAGACGGCGCTGGGACCCGAGGAAGGACTGCGCTGTGTCAGAGAAAGGGGGCCGTTTGCGGTGGTCGTCTCGGATATGCGGATGCCGAACATGAATGGAGTGGAATTCCTACGGCAAGTCCGCGAGATCAATCCCGACACGGTGAGGATGATTTTAACCGGCAATGCCGATCAACAGACGGCTATTGACGCGGTCAATGAGGGATACATCTTCCGGTTCCTGACCAAACCATGTCCGCCGGAAGTCCTGGCGCGTGCGCTGGAAGCGGGACTGGAACAGTACCGTCTGATCACGGCAGAGCGCGAGCTTCTCTCCAAAACCTTGGCTGGCTGCATCCGCGTGCTCACAGACATCCTGAGCCTGGTGGCCCCCGAAGCCTTTGGGCGAGCGCTCCGCGTGCGCGAAATTGCGGCCCGTTTGTGTCGGGAACTCAATGTTCGCGATTCCTGGCAGATCGAGATTGCAGCGATGCTCGCACCAATCGGATGTATTGCCATGCCGGACGAGATCGTGCGGAAGGTGTTTCGGGGCGAGGCCCTCAAAGATCACGAGCAGTTGACCTATCAGACGCATCCCAGAATCGCCTACGATTTGTTGAGCAAAATTCCCCGGCTTGAACAGGTGGCTCTCATCGTGGCCTATCAAGAAAAGCTTTTTGACGGCCGTGGATTTCCGGCCGATCTGATCGCTGAGGAGGCGATTCCACTGGGATCCCGGATATTGAAACTGGCGATGGATTGGGATGACCTTTTGCAGGCGGGGATTTCTCCGGAGATGGCATTGGCCGAAATCATGGATCGTCGCGGCTGGTATGATCCGGCTGTGGTGGCAGCACTGCGGCGGACGCTCAACCTGAATCGCGTGTGCGTGGTACGAGAAATGAAAGTTTCCGACCTGGTGGACGGCTTGATCCTGGCCGATAACGTGTATTCCGTCAGTGGAACGCTTCTTTGCAGCAAAGGTCAGGAAATCACCCCGGCGATTCGCTTTCGCTTGCGCAATTACGCAGTGAACGTGGGGATCGCCCGGCCTATTCGCGTTTTCGTACCCACCAATACCGACCAGGAAAACCTGGAAAACCAACTCATTCCCGACCAATGA